In a single window of the Novosphingobium sp. IK01 genome:
- a CDS encoding NADP-dependent malic enzyme yields the protein MSEESNVRFTEREALFYHNTIRPGKIEIIASKPMATQRDLSLAYSPGVAVPVLAIAENAATAYDYTAKGNLVAVISNGTAILGLGNLGALASKPVMEGKAVLFKRFADVDSIDIELATEDPDAFIEAVALMEPSFGGINLEDIKAPECFIIEQALRERLKIPVMHDDQHGTAIITAAGLLNACHLTNRAMSEVKVVVNGAGAAAIACTELIKAMGVRHDNVIMCDRSGTIYQGRTDSMDQWKSAHAIDTPARTLEEALVGADIFLGLSAADALKPEWVKNMAPQPIIFAMANPDPEINPNAAKAVRPDCVIATGRSDYPNQVNNVLGFPYIFRGALDVQATAINEEMKIAAATAIAELAREPVPEEVAAAYGKNHQFGLDYIIPAPFDPRLMEVVSSAVAKAAMDSGVARKNIEDFETYRESLKARLNPTTSVLTNVYASVKQSPKRVIFAEAEQEVVLRAAIQYRDFGYGTPVLVGRTQAVLDKLAELGVSNPSSFEIHNSSVSPLLEDMVDYLYPRLQRRGYLERDVRRMVNNDRNVFASLLLALGHGDAMISGTTRPFAQTMNEIRRVLEPKPGTLPFGIHVMVGKNRTVFLADTTVNERPNAQELADIAMETAAVARRMGHEPRVAFMSYSTFGNPYGKWLDALRDAVAILDQRNPGFEYEGEMAPDAALNPRIMETYPFCRLSGPANVLIMPGLQSANISAKLLRELGGNAMIGPMLLNMEKPVQIAPMTSAAPDLLTLAVLAAAGITG from the coding sequence ATGTCTGAGGAAAGCAACGTCCGTTTCACTGAACGCGAAGCGCTTTTCTACCACAACACGATCCGGCCGGGCAAAATCGAGATCATCGCCTCCAAGCCCATGGCCACCCAGCGCGACCTGAGCCTGGCCTATTCGCCGGGCGTGGCCGTGCCGGTTCTGGCCATCGCCGAGAATGCGGCGACGGCCTACGACTATACCGCCAAGGGCAACCTCGTTGCGGTGATCTCCAACGGGACCGCGATCCTGGGCCTGGGCAATCTGGGCGCACTGGCTTCCAAGCCGGTGATGGAAGGCAAGGCGGTGCTGTTCAAGCGCTTTGCCGACGTCGACTCGATCGACATCGAACTGGCCACCGAAGACCCCGATGCCTTCATCGAGGCCGTCGCGCTCATGGAACCCAGCTTTGGCGGGATCAACCTTGAAGACATCAAGGCCCCCGAATGCTTCATCATCGAACAGGCCCTGCGCGAGCGCCTGAAGATTCCGGTCATGCACGATGACCAGCACGGCACCGCGATCATCACCGCAGCCGGCCTGCTCAACGCCTGCCACCTGACCAACCGCGCGATGTCGGAAGTCAAGGTCGTGGTCAACGGCGCGGGCGCGGCGGCGATTGCCTGCACCGAGCTGATCAAGGCCATGGGCGTGCGTCACGACAACGTGATCATGTGCGACCGTTCGGGCACGATCTACCAGGGCCGCACCGACAGCATGGACCAGTGGAAGAGCGCGCATGCGATCGATACCCCTGCCCGCACGCTCGAAGAGGCACTGGTCGGCGCCGACATCTTCCTCGGCCTCTCGGCGGCGGATGCGCTCAAGCCCGAATGGGTCAAGAACATGGCGCCCCAGCCGATCATCTTCGCGATGGCCAACCCCGATCCCGAGATCAACCCCAACGCCGCCAAGGCCGTCCGCCCCGACTGCGTGATCGCCACGGGCCGTTCGGACTATCCCAACCAGGTCAACAACGTCCTGGGCTTCCCCTATATCTTCCGTGGCGCGCTCGACGTTCAGGCGACCGCGATCAATGAAGAAATGAAGATCGCGGCAGCCACCGCCATCGCCGAACTCGCGCGCGAGCCGGTCCCCGAGGAAGTCGCCGCGGCCTATGGCAAGAACCACCAGTTCGGCCTCGACTACATCATCCCGGCTCCCTTCGACCCGCGCCTGATGGAAGTGGTGTCTTCGGCGGTGGCCAAGGCGGCGATGGATTCGGGCGTGGCCCGCAAGAACATCGAGGATTTCGAGACCTATCGCGAAAGCCTCAAGGCCCGCCTCAACCCGACCACCTCGGTCCTCACCAACGTCTATGCCAGCGTCAAGCAGTCGCCCAAGCGGGTGATCTTTGCCGAGGCCGAACAGGAAGTGGTGCTGCGCGCCGCGATCCAGTATCGCGATTTCGGCTATGGCACGCCGGTTCTGGTGGGCCGCACGCAGGCCGTGCTCGACAAGCTGGCCGAGCTGGGCGTGTCCAACCCCTCCAGCTTCGAGATCCACAACTCGTCGGTTTCGCCGCTGCTCGAAGACATGGTGGACTATCTCTATCCGCGTCTCCAGCGCCGGGGTTACCTTGAGCGCGACGTGCGCCGCATGGTCAACAACGACCGCAACGTGTTCGCCTCGCTCCTGCTGGCGCTGGGCCATGGCGATGCCATGATCTCGGGCACGACGCGTCCGTTCGCCCAGACCATGAACGAGATCCGCCGCGTTCTCGAACCCAAGCCGGGCACGCTGCCTTTCGGCATCCACGTGATGGTCGGCAAGAACCGCACCGTGTTCCTTGCCGATACGACCGTGAACGAGCGCCCCAACGCGCAGGAACTGGCCGACATCGCGATGGAAACCGCGGCCGTTGCGCGCCGCATGGGCCACGAACCGCGCGTCGCGTTCATGTCCTATTCGACGTTCGGCAACCCCTACGGCAAGTGGCTCGACGCGCTGCGTGATGCGGTGGCGATTCTCGACCAGCGCAACCCCGGCTTCGAGTATGAAGGCGAAATGGCTCCCGATGCCGCGCTCAACCCGCGCATCATGGAAACCTATCCGTTCTGCCGTCTCTCGGGCCCGGCCAACGTGCTGATCATGCCCGGCCTGCAATCGGCCAATATCTCGGCCAAGCTGCTGCGCGAACTGGGCGGCAACGCGATGATCGGCCCGATGCTGCTGAACATGGAAAAGCCCGTGCAGATCGCCCCGATGACCTCGGCGGCGCCCGACCTGCTGACGCTGGCCGTGCTGGCGGCGGCGGGCATCACCGGCTGA
- a CDS encoding serine hydrolase domain-containing protein, which yields MLSPPRFRLLPACRYLARRYLAHIVVPALAPVLLAGCSSSAPTTPALSDEALKAVIDDPGVNRERLARAVDALFRDSTDRQGGQQNGQPNRIPGETRAVLVMQGGRIVAERYADGYHENTRLAGGGIVRAITAVMIGMLVSDGRLRLNETAPVPAWQRPGDPRGEITLRHLLQMRAGLRQGPDDDARMLFGSGRDDMARAAEDQPLAAEPGAHWSGDDSDQVAGGDAGGAASGVILADLAARVLAPDGDPDARRRAVADYLRTRLFEPVAMRGIVASYDAGGTMNGGAMIDGTARDYARFGEFLRNRGAVHGAQLVPRQWIDFMASPSPREKQYGAGVWLNREPTHGQARLFPDQGPRDLIAALGEGGQVVLASPSRKLVVVRLGQDGPGENPVLMARLATLVGLFRPGAAD from the coding sequence ATGCTGAGCCCCCCGCGATTCCGTCTTTTGCCTGCCTGTCGGTATCTGGCCCGCCGATACCTGGCCCATATCGTGGTGCCGGCTCTTGCGCCAGTTCTTCTCGCGGGCTGTTCGTCGTCGGCGCCGACCACGCCCGCGCTTTCGGACGAGGCGCTCAAGGCGGTGATCGACGATCCGGGGGTGAACCGCGAGCGGCTGGCCCGCGCGGTCGATGCGCTGTTCCGCGACAGCACGGACAGGCAGGGCGGCCAGCAGAACGGCCAGCCAAACAGGATTCCCGGCGAAACACGCGCGGTTCTGGTCATGCAGGGCGGGCGCATCGTGGCCGAACGCTATGCCGATGGCTATCACGAGAATACCCGGCTGGCCGGAGGGGGCATCGTGCGGGCGATCACGGCGGTGATGATCGGCATGCTGGTGTCCGACGGGCGGCTGCGCCTCAACGAGACGGCGCCGGTGCCCGCCTGGCAGCGTCCGGGCGATCCGCGCGGCGAGATCACGCTGCGCCATCTGTTGCAGATGCGGGCCGGGCTCCGGCAGGGACCGGACGATGATGCGCGCATGCTGTTCGGCTCGGGCCGCGACGACATGGCCCGCGCCGCCGAGGACCAGCCGCTGGCCGCCGAACCGGGCGCGCACTGGAGCGGCGACGATTCCGATCAGGTTGCCGGGGGCGACGCGGGCGGGGCGGCCAGCGGGGTGATCCTGGCCGATCTGGCCGCGCGGGTTCTGGCGCCCGATGGCGACCCGGACGCGCGGCGCCGGGCGGTGGCCGATTACTTGCGCACGCGCCTGTTCGAACCGGTCGCCATGCGCGGCATCGTGGCCTCCTACGATGCGGGGGGCACGATGAACGGCGGGGCGATGATCGATGGCACCGCGCGCGATTATGCCCGCTTTGGCGAGTTCCTGCGCAACCGGGGGGCGGTGCATGGCGCGCAACTGGTGCCCCGCCAGTGGATCGATTTCATGGCCTCTCCCTCGCCGCGCGAGAAGCAGTATGGCGCGGGGGTCTGGCTCAACCGCGAGCCCACCCACGGGCAGGCCAGACTCTTCCCCGATCAGGGCCCGCGCGACCTGATTGCCGCGCTGGGCGAAGGCGGGCAGGTGGTTTTGGCCAGTCCCTCGCGCAAGCTGGTGGTGGTGCGGCTGGGGCAGGACGGGCCGGGCGAAAACCCGGTGCTGATGGCGCGGCTGGCCACCCTTGTCGGCCTGTTCCGGCCCGGTGCTGCGGATTGA
- the mnmA gene encoding tRNA 2-thiouridine(34) synthase MnmA: MKSIPSCPVPTSEPASGGTPFVPDFGDLADPFALFDLPAPARERRIVVAMSGGVDSSVVAGLAAASGAEVIGVTLQLYDYGAATGRKGACCAGDDIRDARAVADRLGIAHYVFDHESRFREDVVERFADDYLAGRTPIPCIRCNMGPKFTDLLAMARELGADCLATGHYVRRVEHETGARLHRAADPARDQSYFLYGTTQEQLEFLRFPLGGMPKPQVRALAQAMGLGVAAKPDSQDICFVPDGDYAKIVRSVRPEGVRAGPIVHARTGEVLGAHQGVIHYTVGQRRGLEIGGQPEPLYVVGIDAEGARVLVGPRALLGVAAARITQTNRIGPLPTDGTPLTAKVRSLAKPVPVTLEGPLGDGAATTLRFAQSEYGVAPGQAAVIYAGERVVGGGWIESTEPSEPLGM; the protein is encoded by the coding sequence ATGAAGTCTATTCCGTCCTGCCCTGTGCCCACTTCCGAGCCCGCGTCCGGGGGCACTCCGTTCGTCCCGGATTTCGGTGATCTGGCCGATCCCTTTGCCTTGTTCGACCTTCCCGCCCCTGCGCGCGAGCGGCGAATCGTGGTGGCCATGTCGGGCGGGGTGGACAGCTCGGTGGTGGCCGGGCTGGCAGCCGCGAGCGGCGCGGAAGTGATCGGCGTCACTTTGCAATTGTACGATTATGGTGCGGCTACCGGGCGCAAGGGCGCCTGCTGTGCGGGCGACGACATCCGCGACGCGCGCGCCGTGGCCGACCGGCTGGGCATTGCCCACTATGTCTTTGATCATGAGTCGCGTTTTCGTGAGGACGTGGTCGAGCGCTTTGCCGACGACTATCTGGCCGGGCGCACGCCGATTCCCTGCATCCGTTGCAACATGGGGCCCAAGTTTACCGACCTGCTGGCCATGGCGCGCGAACTGGGGGCCGATTGTCTGGCGACCGGGCACTATGTCCGGCGGGTAGAACACGAAACCGGTGCGCGGCTCCACCGCGCCGCCGATCCGGCCCGCGACCAGAGCTATTTTCTCTATGGCACCACGCAGGAGCAACTCGAATTCCTGCGTTTCCCGCTCGGCGGCATGCCCAAGCCGCAAGTGCGCGCGCTGGCGCAGGCCATGGGGCTGGGCGTGGCGGCCAAGCCCGACAGCCAGGACATCTGCTTCGTGCCCGACGGCGACTATGCCAAGATCGTGCGCAGCGTGCGGCCCGAGGGCGTGCGGGCGGGGCCCATCGTCCATGCCCGCACCGGAGAGGTGCTCGGCGCCCATCAGGGGGTGATCCACTATACCGTCGGCCAGCGCCGGGGGCTGGAGATCGGCGGCCAGCCCGAGCCGCTCTATGTCGTGGGGATCGATGCCGAGGGGGCCCGCGTGCTGGTCGGCCCGCGCGCGCTGCTCGGCGTGGCCGCCGCGCGGATCACGCAGACCAACCGCATCGGCCCGTTGCCCACCGATGGCACGCCGCTGACGGCCAAGGTCCGCTCGCTGGCCAAGCCGGTGCCGGTCACGCTGGAAGGACCGCTGGGGGATGGCGCGGCCACGACCTTGCGCTTTGCCCAGAGCGAATATGGCGTCGCGCCCGGACAGGCGGCGGTGATCTATGCCGGAGAGCGCGTGGTCGGCGGCGGCTGGATCGAAAGCACCGAGCCCAGCGAACCGCTCGGGATGTGA
- a CDS encoding DUF1153 domain-containing protein: protein MIENQKIRPAQVIGPLGEPLTLENLPPANTSRWVVRRKAEVVAAVNGGLLTIDEACERYGLTLEEFASWQRAVDRSGMQGLRVTRIQHYRDLYERQLKY, encoded by the coding sequence ATGATCGAAAACCAGAAAATCAGGCCGGCACAGGTCATTGGCCCCTTGGGCGAACCCCTGACGCTGGAAAACCTGCCTCCCGCCAACACGTCTCGCTGGGTCGTGCGGCGCAAGGCCGAAGTCGTCGCGGCCGTCAATGGCGGACTGTTGACGATCGACGAGGCTTGCGAACGCTATGGCCTGACTCTCGAGGAGTTCGCCTCGTGGCAGCGTGCGGTCGATCGCTCGGGCATGCAGGGCCTGCGCGTGACCCGCATCCAGCACTATCGCGACCTTTACGAGCGCCAGCTCAAGTATTGA